In the genome of Pseudarthrobacter sp. IC2-21, one region contains:
- a CDS encoding helix-turn-helix transcriptional regulator — MGNGFGEKLRAERLERGLTQAELGKNLYSPSYISLLETGRREPTAEVIDELARRLELAPKALEAWSQPITVSDAEYVLAGLYARQAWDLRDYELAASHAATAAKIALEGKNTSAWWNMTYMQAECLVRHGDLVECQRITERLIEHPMARESVGLGVRARQMLAAVLQRQGQLSAAVDEALEAMKLSEQLPPSSTIITGALRVLIGALAESGRLNEAWTYCQLLVKQVDETTNAQLAGEVAWVVGNVAFMRHDYAEGVKEHERAAKLLSPANDIEMWARFNKASAAVRLQAGIVEPETLASIERAELAFSIVYEMKSDELEVAFIRARWLYLTGDIVAAINKLRDIHAQREALAKHTAGEVSLLLGKSLKAAGEADEALVYLQEAQKAFSSAGAQDLVQQSLDAILEIRLSQERAAATAKNNKAS; from the coding sequence GTGGGTAACGGATTCGGGGAAAAGCTTCGAGCCGAGCGACTTGAGCGCGGGCTAACGCAAGCGGAACTCGGCAAGAACCTCTATTCCCCCAGCTACATTTCACTCCTTGAGACTGGCCGCCGCGAGCCCACCGCTGAGGTAATCGACGAACTCGCCCGTCGTTTGGAACTGGCGCCCAAGGCCCTGGAGGCCTGGAGCCAGCCCATCACAGTCAGTGACGCGGAATATGTCCTGGCCGGCCTTTACGCTCGCCAGGCCTGGGACCTCCGCGACTACGAGCTCGCCGCCAGCCACGCGGCCACAGCTGCAAAGATTGCCCTCGAGGGGAAAAACACCAGTGCCTGGTGGAATATGACCTACATGCAGGCTGAGTGCCTGGTGCGGCACGGTGATCTTGTGGAGTGCCAGCGGATCACGGAGCGCCTTATCGAGCACCCAATGGCCCGCGAGTCAGTGGGCCTCGGGGTTCGCGCGCGGCAGATGCTTGCAGCTGTATTGCAGCGACAGGGCCAGTTGTCGGCTGCAGTAGACGAAGCTTTGGAAGCCATGAAGCTTTCCGAACAACTGCCTCCAAGTTCCACAATCATTACCGGCGCGTTGCGTGTCCTCATCGGCGCCTTGGCGGAAAGCGGTCGCCTAAACGAGGCCTGGACGTATTGCCAGTTGCTCGTCAAACAGGTTGATGAAACTACCAATGCGCAGCTTGCCGGCGAGGTGGCCTGGGTCGTGGGCAATGTGGCCTTCATGCGGCATGACTATGCAGAAGGCGTTAAGGAACACGAACGGGCGGCGAAGTTGCTGTCCCCCGCCAATGACATCGAAATGTGGGCCCGGTTCAATAAAGCGTCGGCAGCCGTACGGCTGCAGGCCGGCATCGTGGAGCCGGAGACTCTGGCCTCGATTGAGCGGGCAGAGCTTGCCTTTTCGATCGTCTACGAGATGAAAAGTGATGAACTCGAAGTCGCCTTCATCCGGGCACGGTGGCTCTATCTGACCGGCGACATCGTTGCCGCCATTAACAAACTGCGGGACATCCATGCCCAGCGCGAGGCCCTCGCCAAGCACACGGCCGGCGAGGTTTCCCTGCTGTTGGGCAAATCACTCAAAGCGGCAGGCGAAGCCGACGAGGCCCTTGTGTACTTGCAGGAAGCACAAAAGGCGTTCAGCTCCGCCGGCGCCCAGGATCTGGTCCAGCAGTCCCTGGACGCGATCCTCGAAATCCGGCTGTCCCAAGAGCGCGCCGCTGCCACGGCGAAAAACAACAAGGCCAGCTAG
- a CDS encoding phosphoribosylaminoimidazolesuccinocarboxamide synthase translates to MTETPAPEPQRGLSTATLDLPGWKHIYSGKVRDLYEPVDESIRERLGQDCVLVVASDRISAYDHVLTSEIPDKGRILTQLSLWWFGQLDVEHHVLASTVEEGVPAAVEGRAMICKNLEMFPVECIARGYLTGTGLLEYKSHGTVCAIPLPEGLVDGSRLEHPIFTPSAKAEVGHHDENITYDAVVGIVGDDIAARLSDLTLKIYSTAEKIARERGIILADTKVEFGYDPVSGGIVLGDEVLTPDSSRFWDAATYQPGQAQPSYDKQYVRDWLTSAESGWDKSSDTPPPALPEDVIARTRSRYVEAYEKLTGRTFA, encoded by the coding sequence ATGACTGAAACTCCCGCACCGGAACCGCAGCGCGGCCTCAGCACGGCCACCCTTGACCTGCCCGGCTGGAAGCACATCTACTCCGGGAAGGTCCGCGACCTGTACGAGCCGGTGGACGAATCCATCCGCGAACGTCTTGGCCAGGACTGTGTCCTGGTGGTGGCCAGCGACCGCATCAGCGCTTATGACCATGTCCTGACCAGTGAAATCCCGGACAAGGGGCGCATCCTCACCCAGCTGAGCCTGTGGTGGTTTGGGCAGTTGGACGTTGAACACCACGTGCTGGCCTCCACCGTGGAGGAGGGAGTTCCCGCGGCCGTGGAAGGCCGGGCCATGATCTGCAAGAACCTGGAAATGTTTCCGGTGGAGTGCATTGCCCGGGGCTACCTCACCGGCACCGGCCTGCTGGAATACAAGTCGCACGGCACGGTTTGCGCCATTCCACTGCCCGAGGGCCTGGTGGACGGTTCGCGGCTGGAACACCCCATCTTCACCCCCTCCGCCAAGGCCGAGGTGGGCCACCACGACGAAAACATCACCTACGACGCCGTGGTGGGCATTGTGGGCGACGACATCGCGGCACGGCTGAGCGACCTGACCCTGAAGATTTACTCCACCGCTGAAAAGATTGCCCGCGAACGGGGCATCATCCTGGCGGACACCAAGGTGGAGTTTGGCTACGACCCGGTCTCCGGCGGCATTGTCCTTGGCGATGAGGTCCTCACGCCGGATTCGTCCCGCTTCTGGGATGCCGCCACCTACCAGCCCGGCCAGGCGCAGCCGTCCTACGACAAACAGTATGTCCGCGACTGGCTGACCTCGGCCGAGTCAGGGTGGGACAAGAGCTCGGACACGCCGCCGCCGGCGCTGCCCGAGGACGTCATTGCGCGCACTCGCAGCCGTTATGTCGAGGCCTACGAGAAACTGACCGGCCGCACGTTCGCCTAG
- the purD gene encoding phosphoribosylamine--glycine ligase — MKVLVIGPGGREHAIVRSLLADPNVSEVHAAPGNAGISKLVPTHKIDGNDPDAVAALATKLGVDLVVVGPEAPLAAGVSDAVRAAGIPVFGPSKAAAQLEASKAFAKEVMAAADVPTAMALVATNAEEAASALDTFGAPYVVKDDGLAAGKGVVVTNNREEALAHAQTCFDAGGTVVIEEFLDGPEVSVFVLCDGHNTVALSPAQDFKRIFDNDEGPNTGGMGAYTPLEWAPPGLVDEVIDRVAQPTVNEMAHRGTPFVGVLFVGLALTSRGTRVIEFNVRFGDPETQAVLARLKTPLGALLLAAAKGELDKADELRWSKETAVAVVVASQNYPDTPRTGDRIRGLKKVDQLEGVHVIHAGTAFDDEGKVVSAGGRVLAVVALGSDLVEARERAYDGVELVQLEGSQFRTDIGRKAARGEIKVASRATASLPVTKAKA, encoded by the coding sequence GTGAAGGTACTCGTCATTGGCCCTGGAGGCCGCGAACACGCCATTGTCCGCTCCCTGCTCGCCGATCCCAACGTCTCCGAGGTCCACGCAGCGCCCGGCAACGCCGGCATCAGCAAACTGGTACCCACCCACAAGATTGACGGGAACGATCCAGATGCCGTGGCGGCCCTGGCTACGAAGCTGGGCGTGGACCTGGTGGTGGTGGGCCCGGAGGCTCCGCTGGCAGCCGGCGTGTCCGACGCCGTGCGCGCCGCAGGAATTCCCGTTTTCGGTCCGAGCAAGGCCGCGGCCCAGCTGGAAGCCTCCAAGGCCTTCGCCAAGGAAGTCATGGCAGCGGCGGACGTCCCCACGGCCATGGCCCTGGTGGCCACCAACGCTGAGGAAGCGGCGTCGGCGCTGGACACCTTCGGCGCCCCCTACGTGGTGAAGGACGATGGCCTGGCGGCCGGCAAGGGTGTGGTGGTCACCAACAACCGCGAAGAAGCCCTGGCCCACGCGCAGACCTGCTTCGACGCCGGCGGCACCGTGGTGATCGAAGAGTTCCTGGACGGGCCGGAAGTGTCCGTCTTTGTCCTGTGCGACGGCCACAACACCGTTGCCCTGTCCCCGGCACAGGACTTCAAACGGATCTTCGACAACGATGAAGGCCCCAACACCGGCGGCATGGGAGCGTACACCCCGCTTGAATGGGCACCCCCGGGGCTGGTGGACGAAGTCATTGACCGCGTGGCCCAGCCCACCGTGAACGAAATGGCCCACCGTGGCACCCCTTTCGTGGGCGTGCTGTTTGTTGGCCTCGCCCTGACATCCCGCGGCACCCGAGTCATCGAATTCAATGTCCGCTTCGGCGACCCGGAAACCCAAGCGGTACTGGCACGCCTCAAAACGCCGCTCGGCGCGCTGCTGCTGGCAGCCGCCAAGGGTGAACTGGACAAGGCAGATGAGCTGCGCTGGTCCAAGGAGACCGCAGTGGCCGTCGTCGTTGCCTCCCAGAACTACCCGGACACCCCCCGCACCGGGGATCGCATCCGCGGGCTCAAGAAAGTGGATCAGCTCGAAGGGGTGCATGTGATCCATGCGGGCACCGCGTTCGACGACGAGGGCAAAGTGGTTTCCGCCGGCGGCCGGGTGCTCGCCGTGGTGGCCCTCGGCAGCGACCTGGTGGAGGCCCGTGAGCGGGCGTACGACGGCGTTGAACTGGTTCAGCTCGAAGGCTCCCAGTTCCGGACGGATATTGGACGCAAGGCCGCCCGCGGCGAGATTAAGGTTGCGTCCCGCGCAACGGCATCGCTGCCTGTCACGAAGGCGAAGGCATAA
- a CDS encoding molybdopterin-dependent oxidoreductase, with amino-acid sequence MNKLLNWLKQPAALAALAGVAAAAVVLSVAELIGAFFTARATPILALGSTFIDFTPLWMKNFAVETFGTNDKAALFVGMGLTIFLLACALGVVAYRRWALGVAGVLLMGVVIVASVVTRAGVQPLDAIPTVLGTVAGLVVLRLLVAPLWRLKAWPEAPADTGAEEPIRPAASRRRFFAAAGITVVGAGIAATGGRLLSAARSNIIQAREALQLPVPVKPAAAIPAGVQSPVAGVTPWLTPNGDFYRIDTALSVPEINADEWELRVHGLVEQEVRLSFQDLLDADLIESHVTLTCVSNPVGGNLAGNARWLGLPIREVLKRARPRAGADMVLSTSVDGFSASTPLEVLQDDRDAMLAIGMNGEPLPLEHGYPVRMVVPGLYGFVSATKWVVDLEVTRFADNKAYWTQRGWSERGPIKTMARVEVPRSFAKVPAGRVAIGGTAWAQTRGITKVEVQIDNNPWAEAVLSGEASLITWRQWSFDWDATPGPHYIKVRATDGAGEVQTDRRADPVPDGASGWQSVMVTVE; translated from the coding sequence ATGAACAAGCTCCTGAACTGGCTCAAGCAGCCCGCCGCCCTGGCCGCGTTGGCGGGTGTGGCGGCTGCCGCCGTCGTCCTTTCTGTTGCGGAGCTGATCGGCGCGTTCTTTACGGCGCGGGCCACCCCCATCCTTGCCCTCGGGTCCACCTTCATCGACTTCACACCGCTGTGGATGAAGAACTTCGCGGTGGAGACCTTTGGCACCAATGACAAGGCGGCTCTCTTCGTAGGGATGGGCCTGACCATTTTCCTGCTGGCCTGCGCCCTGGGTGTGGTGGCTTACCGCAGGTGGGCGTTGGGCGTAGCCGGCGTGCTGCTGATGGGCGTGGTTATTGTGGCCAGCGTGGTGACCCGGGCCGGCGTCCAGCCGCTGGATGCGATCCCCACGGTGCTGGGCACGGTGGCCGGGCTCGTGGTGCTGCGGCTGCTTGTTGCCCCGCTCTGGCGACTAAAGGCCTGGCCGGAGGCACCTGCGGACACGGGCGCCGAGGAACCCATCCGGCCCGCCGCCAGCCGCCGCCGTTTCTTCGCCGCCGCCGGGATCACCGTGGTGGGGGCCGGAATCGCGGCCACAGGCGGGCGCCTGCTGAGCGCAGCCCGCAGCAACATCATCCAAGCCCGCGAGGCCCTGCAGCTGCCCGTGCCTGTCAAGCCTGCAGCGGCCATCCCCGCCGGCGTGCAGTCCCCGGTGGCCGGCGTGACGCCGTGGCTGACCCCCAATGGCGACTTCTATCGCATCGACACCGCCCTGAGCGTCCCCGAAATCAATGCCGACGAGTGGGAGCTTCGCGTCCACGGCCTGGTGGAGCAGGAGGTCCGGCTAAGTTTCCAGGACCTGCTCGACGCCGACCTCATCGAATCCCACGTAACCCTCACCTGCGTGTCCAACCCGGTGGGCGGCAACCTCGCGGGCAACGCGCGCTGGCTCGGGCTGCCCATCCGCGAGGTCCTCAAGCGGGCCCGGCCCCGGGCAGGTGCAGACATGGTGCTCTCGACGTCGGTGGACGGCTTCAGCGCCTCCACCCCGCTCGAGGTTCTGCAGGATGACCGCGACGCCATGCTGGCGATCGGCATGAACGGCGAGCCGCTGCCGCTGGAACACGGCTATCCGGTGCGCATGGTGGTGCCCGGCCTCTACGGGTTCGTCTCCGCCACCAAATGGGTGGTGGACCTGGAGGTGACCCGCTTCGCCGACAACAAGGCGTACTGGACGCAGCGCGGCTGGTCGGAGCGCGGGCCCATCAAGACGATGGCCCGGGTGGAAGTCCCGAGGTCCTTCGCCAAGGTGCCGGCGGGCCGGGTGGCCATCGGTGGCACCGCGTGGGCCCAGACTCGCGGCATCACCAAGGTGGAAGTCCAGATCGACAACAACCCCTGGGCCGAAGCCGTGCTGTCCGGCGAGGCCTCCTTGATCACGTGGCGCCAGTGGTCCTTCGACTGGGATGCCACGCCCGGGCCGCACTACATCAAGGTCAGGGCCACCGACGGCGCGGGTGAGGTGCAGACGGACCGGCGGGCTGATCCTGTCCCCGACGGCGCCTCAGGCTGGCAGTCGGTGATGGTCACCGTGGAGTAG
- a CDS encoding asparaginase has protein sequence MPHNPHATFTVDSAVELAVVERSGFVESRHIGSAVVLSADGSVVTELGDIRTPLYARSSLKPLQALASMQSGVPLRGAQVAVACGSHVGSLDHMDVVEGMLKAAGVKEEQLQCPAAWPQDETARNWLLRSDKGRSKLAFNCSGKHAAFLWACTENGWDTHSYLEPNHPLQQRVRSVIEEYSGERIAHLGIDGCGAPVAAISLTGLARAFSMLAKAPGDKHSNARAATIATSMLDYPWAVQGRGEANTVVMDELGIIAKIGAEGVLAMATPQGVSVAIKILDGSLRATSLVGLTLLAAAGAVDIPGVSSVLEKVVDPVMGGGHPVGKIRLGPAVSALLD, from the coding sequence ATGCCGCACAACCCGCACGCCACTTTCACCGTGGACTCCGCCGTCGAACTTGCCGTCGTTGAACGCAGTGGCTTTGTGGAGTCCCGGCACATCGGCTCCGCCGTTGTCTTGTCCGCGGACGGCTCCGTTGTCACCGAACTTGGCGACATCAGGACCCCGCTTTATGCCCGGAGCTCGCTCAAACCGCTCCAGGCGCTGGCGTCCATGCAGTCCGGTGTTCCGCTGCGCGGCGCGCAGGTGGCCGTGGCCTGCGGCAGCCACGTCGGTTCCCTGGACCACATGGATGTGGTGGAAGGGATGCTGAAGGCCGCCGGCGTGAAAGAGGAACAACTGCAGTGCCCCGCAGCGTGGCCGCAGGATGAGACGGCCCGCAACTGGCTGCTGCGCTCGGACAAGGGCCGGTCCAAGCTGGCCTTCAACTGCTCCGGCAAACACGCCGCGTTCCTGTGGGCGTGCACCGAAAACGGCTGGGATACCCACAGCTATCTCGAGCCGAACCATCCCCTCCAGCAGCGCGTCCGCAGTGTGATTGAGGAATACAGCGGTGAGCGGATCGCCCACCTGGGCATCGACGGGTGCGGGGCTCCCGTGGCCGCCATTTCGCTGACCGGGCTGGCCCGCGCCTTTTCGATGCTGGCCAAGGCCCCGGGCGACAAGCACTCCAACGCCCGCGCCGCCACCATCGCCACGTCCATGCTGGACTACCCTTGGGCCGTCCAGGGCCGGGGCGAAGCGAACACTGTGGTGATGGACGAACTGGGCATCATCGCCAAGATCGGCGCCGAGGGAGTCCTGGCCATGGCCACACCCCAGGGCGTCTCCGTGGCCATCAAAATTTTGGACGGCAGCCTCCGGGCCACCTCCCTGGTGGGGCTGACCTTGCTCGCCGCCGCCGGCGCCGTGGACATCCCCGGCGTCTCCAGCGTCCTGGAAAAAGTAGTGGACCCCGTGATGGGCGGCGGTCACCCGGTGGGCAAAATCCGCCTGGGCCCGGCCGTGTCCGCCCTCCTGGACTGA
- a CDS encoding sterol carrier family protein yields MATARRRIGTEEGTAALAAWREAAASPSDAPLPRTVTATAVRYSLEELTARAPGNSVEVRVPPFGVTQCVEGPRHTRGTPPNVIECDAATWLSLVTGRLTWADAVAAHRVAASGLRADLSALLPL; encoded by the coding sequence ATGGCCACCGCGCGCCGCCGGATCGGCACTGAAGAAGGAACAGCGGCACTGGCCGCGTGGCGGGAAGCCGCCGCATCGCCGTCGGACGCTCCGCTCCCCCGCACTGTCACCGCAACTGCGGTGCGCTACTCGCTGGAGGAGCTGACCGCCCGCGCGCCGGGCAATTCGGTGGAAGTGCGGGTACCGCCCTTCGGCGTCACCCAGTGTGTGGAGGGTCCCCGGCACACACGCGGCACCCCGCCGAACGTGATCGAGTGCGACGCCGCCACCTGGCTGTCGCTGGTAACCGGCCGGTTGACGTGGGCGGACGCAGTGGCGGCGCACCGGGTGGCGGCCTCCGGACTGCGGGCAGACCTCTCAGCCCTCCTGCCGCTGTAA
- a CDS encoding HAD family hydrolase — protein MGPQSHGTAAWRRGAVLFDIDGTLVDSAYLHTVAWWQAFREHHHEVPMAAIHWCVGMGGDRLVDALLPADRDKEADAEIMASHAAVFALNWPSLAAFDGAKDLLAQCHAGGLAVALASSARRQDLEASRRTLAADAFIHAATSSNDAKESKPAPDILEAALEAVQVPAAEAVYVGDAVWDMKAAAALGIPSIGVTCGGRSAAELLDAGAAEVYSGPRDLLDNLQASAIGRLLALNPGAGT, from the coding sequence ATGGGCCCGCAAAGTCACGGCACCGCCGCTTGGCGGCGGGGCGCTGTCCTGTTCGACATTGACGGAACGCTGGTGGACTCTGCGTACCTGCACACTGTGGCGTGGTGGCAGGCGTTCCGCGAGCACCACCATGAGGTGCCCATGGCGGCCATCCACTGGTGCGTGGGAATGGGCGGCGACCGGCTGGTGGACGCCCTCCTTCCGGCGGACCGGGACAAAGAGGCGGATGCGGAAATCATGGCCAGTCATGCGGCGGTCTTTGCCCTGAACTGGCCCTCACTGGCCGCGTTTGACGGCGCGAAGGACCTGCTGGCGCAGTGCCACGCCGGGGGACTCGCCGTCGCCCTGGCGTCCTCCGCGCGGCGGCAGGACTTGGAAGCAAGCCGCAGGACGCTCGCCGCGGACGCCTTTATCCATGCGGCCACCAGCTCCAACGATGCCAAGGAAAGCAAGCCAGCGCCGGACATCCTGGAAGCTGCCCTGGAGGCCGTCCAGGTCCCGGCCGCGGAGGCCGTGTATGTGGGGGACGCGGTATGGGACATGAAAGCAGCCGCGGCTCTTGGTATTCCCTCCATCGGCGTCACATGCGGCGGCCGGAGTGCCGCTGAGTTGCTGGACGCTGGCGCCGCGGAGGTCTATTCGGGCCCTCGGGATCTGCTCGACAACCTGCAGGCGAGCGCCATCGGAAGGCTGCTCGCACTGAATCCGGGGGCTGGCACCTAG
- a CDS encoding YegP family protein — translation MAGHFELVDAPDGGYRVRMLDGSGDLMAISVTFPTKRAAVAGIAMAREIAGTGLIRDCSSKGAGAVIRELVRPASTPKDTSSSRGRKVSKAPRTAVG, via the coding sequence ATGGCCGGACATTTTGAACTGGTGGATGCCCCCGACGGCGGCTACAGGGTAAGGATGCTCGACGGCTCGGGTGACCTGATGGCGATCTCGGTGACCTTTCCCACGAAACGCGCCGCGGTGGCGGGCATTGCCATGGCCCGCGAAATTGCGGGGACGGGCCTGATCAGGGACTGCAGCAGCAAGGGCGCCGGGGCAGTGATCCGGGAGCTTGTCCGGCCAGCGTCCACGCCAAAGGACACCTCCTCTTCCAGGGGCAGGAAGGTTTCAAAGGCCCCGCGGACTGCGGTCGGGTGA
- a CDS encoding glycoside hydrolase family 15 protein: MARIEDYAVVGDLHTAALISTAGSIDWLCLPRFDSPACFSALVDTPDAGRWLLAPAGGGACTRRSYVEDSLVLETEWETPDGTVKVIDFMPPRDEVADIVRIVEGVSGSVRMHGELSMRFDYGHIIPWVRKDKRGLHAIAGPDAAYFVTTAPVHGENMHSVSDFTVQAGERVPFVLTWAPSHVPRPHTVDAEHVLGTTLAYWRGWASQCSYKGKYEEAVTRSLVILKALTYAPTGGIVAAVTTSLPEQIGGPRNWDYRYCWLRDATLTLQALLAAGYTAEAAAWRNWLLRAVAGDPADLQIMYGIHGERRLPEMELPWLAGYENSKPVRTGNGAASQLQLDVWGEVLDCLSLTRNSLLKHTDESWDLQVALMQHLETIWDQPDNGLWEMRGPRRHFTHSKVMAWVAADRMVQGVRDFGLPGPVERWEALRDTIHREVMTNGFDAARNTFVQSYGRPELDASLLLIPRVGFLPPDDPRVVGTIDAIQRELTDDGFVLRYRPADSDDGLPGDEGVFLACSFWMVEALLGAGRADEATELFERLLELRNDVGLLSEEWAVTAKRQLGNTPQAFSHFALVTSALELHQDTVRRSDTPIAPRKAG, from the coding sequence ATGGCGCGCATCGAGGATTATGCAGTTGTTGGCGACCTTCACACCGCCGCCCTGATCAGCACGGCAGGCTCCATCGACTGGCTCTGCCTGCCCCGGTTCGATTCCCCGGCCTGTTTCAGTGCCCTGGTTGATACCCCCGACGCCGGACGCTGGCTGTTGGCGCCGGCAGGCGGCGGCGCCTGCACCCGGCGAAGCTACGTGGAAGACAGCCTGGTTCTTGAAACGGAGTGGGAAACCCCGGACGGCACCGTCAAGGTCATCGACTTCATGCCGCCGCGGGACGAAGTGGCGGACATCGTCCGGATTGTGGAGGGGGTATCGGGAAGCGTCAGGATGCACGGCGAACTTTCGATGCGGTTCGACTACGGGCACATCATCCCGTGGGTGCGGAAGGACAAACGTGGCCTGCACGCCATCGCCGGTCCGGACGCCGCCTACTTCGTCACCACGGCACCCGTTCACGGCGAGAACATGCATTCCGTCAGCGACTTCACGGTGCAGGCGGGGGAGCGCGTGCCCTTCGTCCTCACCTGGGCGCCCAGCCATGTTCCCCGGCCGCACACCGTTGACGCCGAGCACGTGCTGGGAACCACGCTGGCGTACTGGCGGGGCTGGGCTTCGCAGTGCAGCTACAAGGGCAAGTACGAGGAAGCGGTAACCCGTTCGCTGGTGATCCTGAAGGCCTTGACCTATGCGCCAACCGGGGGCATCGTGGCCGCCGTAACCACCTCCCTGCCCGAACAGATCGGCGGGCCCCGCAACTGGGATTACCGCTACTGCTGGCTCCGTGACGCCACCCTGACGCTGCAGGCGCTACTGGCCGCGGGGTATACGGCGGAGGCTGCCGCCTGGCGGAACTGGCTGCTCCGCGCCGTTGCCGGCGACCCGGCAGACCTGCAGATCATGTACGGCATCCACGGAGAGCGAAGGCTGCCGGAGATGGAACTGCCCTGGCTGGCCGGCTACGAGAACTCAAAGCCGGTCCGCACGGGTAACGGCGCTGCCTCGCAACTTCAGCTCGACGTCTGGGGCGAAGTGCTTGACTGTTTGTCGCTGACCCGGAATTCCCTGCTGAAACACACTGATGAGTCCTGGGATTTGCAGGTTGCCCTCATGCAGCATCTGGAAACCATCTGGGACCAGCCGGACAACGGGCTGTGGGAGATGCGCGGGCCACGCCGGCACTTCACGCATTCAAAGGTGATGGCCTGGGTGGCGGCGGACCGCATGGTCCAAGGCGTGCGCGATTTCGGCCTCCCCGGACCGGTGGAGCGCTGGGAGGCCCTTCGCGACACGATCCACCGGGAAGTGATGACCAACGGATTCGACGCCGCGCGCAACACCTTTGTGCAGTCCTATGGCCGGCCGGAACTCGATGCCAGCCTGTTATTGATTCCGCGGGTCGGTTTCCTGCCGCCCGATGATCCCCGGGTGGTGGGGACCATTGACGCGATCCAGCGCGAGCTCACCGATGACGGCTTCGTGCTGCGCTACCGTCCGGCAGACAGCGACGACGGGCTGCCGGGGGACGAAGGCGTGTTCCTCGCGTGCTCCTTCTGGATGGTGGAGGCGCTCCTTGGTGCCGGCCGGGCCGACGAAGCCACGGAGCTCTTCGAGCGGCTGCTGGAACTGCGCAATGACGTGGGCCTGCTCAGTGAGGAATGGGCTGTGACGGCCAAGCGGCAACTGGGCAACACCCCGCAGGCCTTCAGCCACTTCGCGCTGGTGACAAGCGCCCTGGAACTGCACCAGGACACCGTGCGTCGGAGTGATACCCCCATTGCGCCGCGAAAGGCAGGGTAG